A region from the Canis lupus dingo isolate Sandy chromosome 9, ASM325472v2, whole genome shotgun sequence genome encodes:
- the LOC112652960 gene encoding 60S ribosomal protein L34-like — MSARLPSIPYLCDLLLVSECGESAKQGTVPSSGYFETTVALVEGRAYDMRSSLVNDCPQGQSLVCMCMCVCQQGLRILEWCAHGGEDQRRHCHRPNTSKNGIRDGVRRRLTYHHKLPYNTASNKTRLSRTPGNRIVYLYTKNVGKAPKSACGMCPGRLRGVRAVRPKVLMRLSQTKKHVSRAYGGSMCAKCVRDRIKRAFLIEEQKIVVKVLKAQAQSQKAK; from the exons ATGTCTGCAAGACTGCCTTCCATTCCTTACCTCTGTGATCTGCTTCTAGTGTCTGAATGTGGAGAATCAGCAAAGCAAGGCACAGTCCCAAGTAGTGGCTACTTTGAGACTACAGTAGCCCTGGTTGAGGGCAGAGCCTATGACATGAGGTCCAGCCTGGTTAATGACTGCCCTCAAGGGCAGTCCCtggtgtgcatgtgcatgtgtgtat GCCAGCAAGGGCTGCGAATCCTTGAATGGTGTGCCCATGGAGGGGAGGATCAGAGACGACACTGTCACCGTCCTAACACTTCGAAGAATGGCATCAG ggACGGTGTCCGTAGGCGTTTGACATACCATCATAAGCTGCCCTACAATACAGCCTCTAACAAAACTAGGCTGTCCCGAACCCCTGGCAATAGAATCGTTTACCTTTATACCAAGAATGTTGGGAAAGCGCCAAAGTCTGCATGTGGCATGTGCCCTGGCCGACTTCGAGGAGTTCGTGCTGTGAGACCTAAAGTCCTTATGAGATTGTCTCAAACGAAAAAACACGTCAGCAGGGCCTACGGTGGTTCCATGTGTGCTAAGTGTGTTCGTGACAGGATCAAGCGTGCTTTCCTTATTGAGGAGCAGAAAATCGTTGTGAAAGTGTTGAAGGCTCAAGCACAGAGtcagaaagctaaataa